The Streptomyces seoulensis genome contains a region encoding:
- a CDS encoding AMP-dependent synthetase/ligase translates to MRDVASAPAAFPPPTGGLADTVFEKAENNPRLPLLARRAKSGTGEWEQVTAAELRDEVVGLAKGLVAAGISPGHRVALMARNRYEWTVLAHALWTVGAELVPIHPTSSRDQVEWILRDAGCVAVAVEDELGVMTVGTVCAALPRLRHVWQLDAGALPELTERGVDIPLTTVESLRRIVLPDSTAAVTYTSGATGRPMGCALSHRGLAYPCDVLLSGWGHTAAQPGEQPSVLAFLPFSHVYGIMIQTLCLRGGILMAHEPEMTEDALASALSTFRPTYLYGVPSVFEKMYKTFLRTAQQAGRGALFERAAQTARDFAEAEERGRLGIGTGPGLDLRLQHALYERTVYRKLRAALGGRARRGSSGGSSLSRELSLFYEGIGLYVHDGYGLTETSGGITMQPLGREKSGTVGVPLPGTEVRVAEDGEIMVHGPSVFQGYIGDEARTRSVLRGGWLATGDIGRLDRDGYLTITGRKKDLIVTSSGKSVAPAPLEQRLRMHPLIHQAVVVGEDRPCMGALITLDPEFLAHWRAALALQGDFEGRESREENALREELARAVASANSTVSRAESIRVYRVVQEPFAPDNGLLTPSLKLRRDVIARHFAAEIDAMYKARSRAARGGRTPEPADWDEPDDVFR, encoded by the coding sequence ATGCGCGACGTCGCCTCCGCTCCGGCAGCGTTCCCGCCGCCCACCGGCGGGCTCGCCGACACCGTGTTCGAGAAAGCCGAGAACAACCCCCGGCTGCCGCTGCTCGCCCGGCGCGCGAAGTCCGGCACCGGCGAGTGGGAGCAGGTGACGGCCGCCGAACTGCGGGACGAGGTGGTCGGGCTGGCCAAGGGGCTGGTGGCCGCCGGGATCTCGCCGGGCCACCGGGTGGCCCTGATGGCCCGCAACCGCTACGAGTGGACGGTGCTGGCGCACGCGCTGTGGACCGTGGGCGCCGAACTCGTCCCGATCCATCCGACCTCCTCGCGGGACCAGGTCGAGTGGATCCTGCGGGACGCCGGCTGCGTGGCCGTGGCGGTCGAGGACGAGCTGGGCGTGATGACCGTCGGGACGGTGTGCGCGGCGCTGCCCCGGCTCAGGCACGTCTGGCAGTTGGACGCGGGCGCGCTGCCCGAACTCACCGAGCGGGGCGTGGACATCCCGCTGACCACCGTGGAGTCGCTGCGCCGGATCGTGTTGCCGGACTCCACGGCGGCGGTCACCTACACCTCGGGCGCCACCGGCCGCCCGATGGGCTGCGCGCTGAGCCACCGGGGGCTGGCGTACCCGTGCGACGTCCTGCTGTCGGGCTGGGGCCACACGGCCGCGCAGCCGGGCGAACAGCCCTCGGTGCTGGCCTTCCTGCCGTTCTCGCACGTGTACGGGATCATGATCCAGACGCTGTGTCTGCGCGGCGGCATCCTGATGGCGCACGAACCGGAGATGACCGAGGACGCCCTCGCCTCGGCGCTGAGCACCTTCAGGCCGACGTATCTCTACGGCGTCCCGTCGGTGTTCGAGAAGATGTACAAGACGTTCCTGAGGACGGCTCAGCAGGCGGGCCGGGGCGCTCTGTTCGAGCGGGCGGCGCAGACCGCGCGGGACTTCGCGGAGGCCGAGGAGCGCGGCCGCCTCGGCATCGGGACGGGCCCCGGCCTGGATCTGCGGCTCCAGCACGCCCTGTACGAGCGGACGGTGTACCGCAAGCTGCGCGCGGCGCTCGGCGGGCGTGCCCGGCGCGGCAGCTCGGGCGGGTCCTCGCTCAGCCGGGAACTGTCACTGTTCTACGAGGGCATCGGCCTGTACGTCCACGACGGCTACGGGCTGACGGAGACCTCCGGCGGGATCACCATGCAGCCGCTGGGCCGGGAGAAGTCGGGGACGGTGGGCGTGCCGCTGCCCGGAACCGAGGTCCGGGTGGCCGAGGACGGGGAGATCATGGTGCACGGCCCGTCGGTGTTCCAGGGCTACATCGGCGACGAGGCGCGCACCCGCAGCGTGCTGCGCGGGGGCTGGCTGGCGACGGGGGACATCGGGCGGCTGGACCGGGACGGCTATCTGACCATCACCGGCCGCAAGAAGGACCTCATCGTCACCTCCAGCGGAAAGAGCGTGGCGCCCGCGCCGCTGGAGCAGCGGCTGCGCATGCACCCGCTGATCCACCAGGCGGTGGTCGTCGGCGAGGACCGGCCCTGCATGGGCGCGCTGATCACCCTGGACCCGGAGTTCCTCGCGCACTGGCGGGCCGCGCTGGCGCTCCAGGGCGACTTCGAGGGGCGGGAGAGCCGGGAGGAGAACGCGCTGCGCGAGGAGCTGGCCCGCGCGGTCGCCTCGGCCAACAGCACGGTGTCCCGCGCCGAGTCCATCCGGGTCTACCGGGTCGTGCAGGAGCCGTTCGCCCCGGACAACGGTCTGCTGACACCGTCGCTGAAGCTGCGCCGGGACGTCATAGCGCGGCACTTCGCGGCCGAGATCGACGCGATGTACAAGGCGCGTTCGCGTGCGGCGCGGGGCGGACGGACCCCGGAACCGGCGGACTGGGACGAGCCGGACGACGTGTTCCGCTGA
- the glgB gene encoding 1,4-alpha-glucan branching enzyme encodes MALRDTSLPETSGPVRTSDIALKGEERDRLLGGAHHDPHALLGAHPVPGGVLFRALRPNALGVSVLADGVRSPLVSEGGGLFSAVLPYREIPAYELVVGYADGEQTVHDPYRFAPALGELDLHLIREGRHEELWKALGAEPMTHEGVAGTRFTVWAPNAQGVRLAGDFTFWDGTQYPMRSLGAAGVWEVFLPGIGEGARYKFEITSRYGHRFLKADPMARLTEVPPDTASVVTSSRYAWDDAEWMAHRGDTPVHEAPMSVYEVHLPSWRPGLTYRELAEELPAYVRDLGFTHVELMPVAGHPFSGSWGYQVTSYYAPTPRLGSPDDFKYLVDALHRAGIGVIMDWVPAHFPKDDWALARFDGDPLYEPGDSRRAEHPDWGTYEFDFGRTEVRNFLVANAVYWCEEFHIDGLRVDAVASMLYLDYSRDSGQWAPNVFGGREDLDAVAFLQEMNATVYRRCPGVVTIAEESTAWEGVTRPTDSGGLGFGLKWNMGWMHDSLEYVQKEPVHRKYHHHDMTFSMVYAYSENYVLPISHDEVVHGKQALVSKMPGDWWQRRANHRAYLGFMWAHPGKQLLFMGQEFAQGAEWSEKHGPEWWLLADDYHSAADHRGMRDLVRDLNTVYRDAPALWQRDTDPGGFQWSMCDAADDNVFAFVRYAEDGTPLLAVSNFSPVVREDYRLWAPEQVPAWQEALNTDAVRYGGSGVPVGDPGKLCPEDGRLRLTLPPLSTVWLTPAR; translated from the coding sequence ATGGCACTGCGCGACACTTCGCTGCCCGAGACCTCGGGCCCCGTCCGCACGTCGGACATCGCCCTGAAGGGCGAGGAGCGCGACCGTCTGCTGGGCGGCGCGCATCACGACCCGCACGCCCTGCTGGGCGCCCACCCGGTACCGGGCGGCGTACTGTTCCGTGCCCTGCGCCCGAACGCGCTCGGCGTGAGCGTCCTGGCCGACGGGGTGCGCTCGCCGCTCGTCTCGGAGGGCGGCGGTCTCTTCTCGGCCGTGCTGCCCTACCGGGAGATCCCCGCCTACGAGTTGGTGGTCGGCTATGCGGACGGCGAGCAGACGGTGCACGACCCGTACCGTTTCGCGCCCGCGCTCGGTGAGCTGGACCTGCATCTGATCCGTGAGGGCCGGCACGAGGAGCTGTGGAAGGCGCTGGGCGCCGAGCCGATGACCCACGAGGGCGTCGCGGGCACCCGGTTCACCGTGTGGGCGCCGAACGCCCAGGGGGTGCGGCTGGCCGGGGACTTCACGTTCTGGGACGGCACGCAGTACCCGATGCGCTCGCTGGGCGCGGCCGGGGTGTGGGAGGTGTTCCTGCCGGGGATCGGCGAGGGCGCCAGGTACAAGTTCGAGATCACTTCGCGCTACGGCCACCGGTTCCTGAAGGCGGACCCGATGGCCCGGCTCACGGAGGTCCCGCCGGACACCGCCTCGGTCGTCACCTCCTCCCGCTACGCGTGGGACGACGCCGAGTGGATGGCGCACCGGGGCGACACCCCCGTGCACGAGGCGCCGATGTCGGTGTACGAGGTGCATCTGCCGTCCTGGCGTCCGGGGCTGACCTACCGCGAGCTGGCGGAGGAACTGCCCGCGTACGTACGGGACCTGGGCTTCACGCATGTCGAGCTGATGCCGGTGGCCGGGCACCCGTTCAGCGGGTCGTGGGGCTATCAGGTCACCTCGTACTACGCGCCGACGCCGCGGCTGGGTTCGCCGGACGACTTCAAGTACCTGGTGGACGCGCTGCACCGGGCGGGCATCGGCGTGATCATGGACTGGGTGCCGGCCCACTTCCCCAAGGACGACTGGGCGCTGGCCCGGTTCGACGGCGACCCGCTGTACGAGCCCGGGGACTCCCGGCGCGCGGAGCACCCGGACTGGGGGACGTACGAGTTCGACTTCGGCCGGACCGAGGTGCGCAACTTCCTGGTGGCCAACGCGGTGTACTGGTGCGAGGAGTTCCACATCGACGGGCTCCGCGTGGACGCGGTCGCCTCGATGCTCTACCTGGACTACTCGCGGGACTCCGGGCAGTGGGCGCCGAACGTCTTCGGCGGGCGCGAGGACCTGGACGCGGTGGCGTTCCTCCAGGAGATGAACGCGACCGTCTACCGGCGCTGCCCCGGCGTGGTGACCATCGCCGAGGAGTCCACGGCGTGGGAGGGCGTGACCCGGCCGACCGACAGCGGCGGCCTCGGGTTCGGCCTGAAGTGGAACATGGGCTGGATGCACGACTCCCTGGAGTACGTGCAGAAGGAGCCGGTGCACCGCAAGTACCACCACCACGACATGACGTTCTCGATGGTGTACGCGTACAGCGAGAACTACGTGCTGCCCATCTCGCACGACGAGGTGGTGCACGGCAAGCAGGCGCTGGTGTCGAAGATGCCTGGTGACTGGTGGCAGCGGCGCGCGAACCACCGGGCGTACCTCGGCTTCATGTGGGCCCACCCCGGCAAGCAGCTCCTCTTCATGGGGCAGGAGTTCGCGCAGGGCGCCGAGTGGTCGGAGAAGCACGGGCCCGAGTGGTGGCTGCTGGCCGACGACTATCACTCGGCGGCCGACCACCGGGGCATGCGGGATCTGGTGCGGGACCTGAACACGGTGTACCGGGACGCGCCGGCGCTGTGGCAGCGGGACACCGACCCGGGCGGCTTCCAGTGGTCCATGTGCGACGCGGCCGACGACAACGTCTTCGCGTTCGTCCGGTACGCCGAGGACGGCACGCCCCTGCTGGCGGTGTCGAACTTCTCGCCCGTCGTCCGCGAGGACTACCGGCTCTGGGCGCCCGAGCAGGTGCCCGCGTGGCAGGAGGCGCTCAACACCGACGCGGTCCGCTACGGCGGCAGCGGTGTCCCGGTCGGTGACCCGGGCAAGCTCTGCCCCGAGGACGGCAGACTGCGGCTGACGCTGCCGCCGCTCTCCACGGTCTGGCTCACGCCCGCCCGCTGA
- a CDS encoding maltokinase N-terminal cap-like domain-containing protein, with protein MPKTITLSPPAATGTDGLLASLGGLLRDWLPRQRWFAGKDRPAADLSVLSVTELFPGCLHLLVNASHAPVPTPGGTPPPGDCYQLLLGLRERPQPSLDRAYIGRAEHGPLAGFAVYDALHDPRCAHLLLERLRQPGTAGPLRFEVDEAARVPGGLTPRLLTSEQSNSSIVYGDAYILKLFRRIQPGVNPDLEVPQALAAQGCARVPAPVAWFCTTAPRPATLGVLQPFLPDAVDGWELALGALALGDDFTAEASELGGAMAEVHLALAGAFPAAGGDENAVTADAMCARLDAAARAVPGLRPYVPGLRAAFGALAARDSGPAAQRVHGDLHLGQVLRAGSDWFVIDFEGEPSRPLAERRTAQSPVRDIAGMLRSFDYAARQRRPWRPEWASRCREAFCAGYAARAGWDPREEHALLRAHETDRAVYEVLYEARHRPDWLPVPMAAIERLAEWRG; from the coding sequence ATGCCGAAGACCATCACCCTCAGCCCGCCGGCGGCGACCGGTACCGACGGACTCCTGGCCTCGCTCGGCGGCCTGCTGCGCGACTGGCTGCCCCGGCAGCGCTGGTTCGCGGGCAAGGACCGCCCGGCCGCCGATCTGTCGGTGCTGTCCGTCACCGAGCTGTTCCCGGGCTGCCTGCACCTGCTGGTGAACGCCTCGCACGCACCCGTGCCCACGCCCGGCGGCACTCCCCCGCCCGGCGACTGCTACCAACTGCTGCTCGGCCTGCGCGAGCGGCCGCAGCCGAGTCTCGACCGGGCGTACATCGGGCGCGCCGAGCACGGACCGCTGGCCGGGTTCGCCGTGTACGACGCGCTGCACGACCCGCGCTGCGCGCACCTGCTGCTGGAGCGGCTGCGGCAGCCCGGCACGGCGGGACCGCTGCGCTTCGAGGTGGACGAGGCCGCCCGGGTGCCCGGCGGTCTCACGCCCCGGCTGCTGACCAGCGAACAGTCCAACTCGTCGATCGTGTACGGCGACGCGTACATCCTGAAGCTGTTCCGCCGTATCCAGCCGGGCGTCAACCCGGACCTGGAGGTGCCGCAGGCGCTGGCCGCCCAGGGGTGCGCGCGGGTGCCCGCGCCGGTCGCGTGGTTCTGCACCACCGCGCCGCGCCCGGCCACGCTGGGCGTGCTCCAGCCGTTCCTGCCGGACGCGGTCGACGGCTGGGAACTGGCCCTCGGGGCGCTGGCCCTGGGGGACGACTTCACCGCCGAGGCGAGCGAGCTGGGCGGGGCCATGGCCGAGGTGCACCTCGCGCTGGCCGGGGCGTTCCCGGCGGCCGGCGGGGACGAGAACGCCGTCACGGCCGACGCGATGTGCGCACGGCTGGACGCGGCGGCGCGGGCGGTGCCGGGGCTGCGGCCCTATGTGCCGGGTCTCAGGGCCGCGTTCGGGGCACTGGCCGCCCGCGACTCGGGTCCGGCCGCCCAGCGCGTGCACGGTGATCTGCATCTGGGCCAGGTGCTGCGCGCCGGGTCCGACTGGTTCGTCATCGACTTCGAGGGCGAGCCCTCCCGTCCGCTCGCCGAGCGGCGGACAGCGCAGTCCCCGGTGCGTGACATCGCCGGGATGCTGCGCTCCTTCGACTACGCGGCGCGGCAGCGCCGCCCCTGGCGGCCCGAGTGGGCGAGCCGCTGCCGGGAGGCGTTCTGCGCGGGCTACGCGGCCCGTGCGGGCTGGGACCCGCGCGAGGAACACGCGCTTCTGCGCGCACACGAAACGGACAGGGCGGTGTACGAGGTCCTGTACGAGGCGAGACACCGGCCGGACTGGCTTCCGGTCCCGATGGCGGCCATCGAGCGGCTCGCCGAGTGGAGAGGCTGA
- the treS gene encoding maltose alpha-D-glucosyltransferase encodes MTVNEPVPDTFEDTPAKDRDPEWFKRAVFYEVLVRSFHDSDGDGVGDLKGLTAKLDYLQWLGVDCLWLPPFFKSPLRDGGYDVSDYTSVLPEFGDLADFVEFVDAAHQRGMRVIIDFVMNHTSDQHPWFQESRNNPDGPYGDYYMWADDDKQYQDARIIFVDTEVSNWTFDPVRGQYFFHRFFSHQPDLNYENPAVQEEILAALRFWLDLGIDGFRLDAVPYLYAAEGTNCENLPASHAFLKRVRSEIDAQYPDTVLLAEANQWPEDVVDYFGDYSTGGDECHMAFHFPVMPRIFMAVRRESRYPVSEILAKTPAIPTNCQWGIFLRNHDELTLEMVTDEERDYMWAEYAKDPRMRANIGIRRRLAPLLDNDRNQIELFTALLLSLPGSPILYYGDEIGMGDNIWLGDRDAVRTPMQWTPDRNAGFSSCDPGRLFLPTIMDPVHGYQVTNVEASMSSPSSLLHWTRRMIEIRKQNPAFGLGSFTELPSSNPAVLAFLREYGDDLVMCVHNFSRFAQPTELDLRAFDGRHPVELIGGVKFPAIGELPYLLTLAGHGFYWFRLTRPASRIGRRR; translated from the coding sequence ATGACCGTCAACGAACCCGTGCCGGACACTTTCGAGGACACTCCCGCCAAGGACCGGGACCCCGAGTGGTTCAAGCGTGCCGTCTTCTATGAAGTGCTGGTCCGCTCCTTCCACGACAGCGACGGCGACGGTGTCGGCGATCTGAAGGGTCTGACCGCCAAACTCGACTACCTGCAGTGGCTCGGCGTGGACTGCCTCTGGCTCCCGCCGTTCTTCAAGTCGCCCTTGCGTGACGGTGGTTACGACGTATCCGACTACACCTCCGTCCTTCCCGAGTTCGGGGACCTCGCGGACTTCGTGGAGTTCGTCGACGCGGCCCATCAGCGGGGCATGCGGGTCATCATCGACTTCGTCATGAACCACACCAGCGACCAGCACCCGTGGTTCCAGGAGTCCCGCAACAACCCCGACGGCCCCTACGGCGACTACTACATGTGGGCCGACGACGACAAGCAGTACCAGGACGCCCGCATCATCTTCGTCGACACCGAGGTCTCCAACTGGACCTTCGACCCGGTGCGCGGACAGTACTTCTTCCACCGCTTCTTCTCGCACCAGCCCGATCTGAACTACGAGAACCCGGCCGTGCAGGAGGAGATCCTGGCCGCCCTGCGGTTCTGGCTGGACCTGGGTATCGACGGGTTCCGGCTCGACGCGGTGCCGTACCTGTACGCGGCCGAGGGCACCAACTGCGAGAACCTGCCCGCCTCGCACGCCTTCCTCAAGCGCGTCCGGAGCGAGATCGACGCCCAGTACCCGGACACCGTGCTGCTGGCGGAGGCCAATCAGTGGCCCGAGGACGTGGTCGACTACTTCGGCGACTACTCCACCGGCGGCGACGAATGCCACATGGCATTCCACTTCCCCGTCATGCCCCGCATCTTCATGGCCGTCCGCCGCGAAAGCCGCTACCCGGTCTCGGAGATCCTCGCCAAGACCCCCGCCATCCCCACCAACTGCCAGTGGGGCATCTTCCTGCGCAACCACGACGAGCTCACCCTCGAAATGGTCACCGACGAGGAACGCGACTACATGTGGGCCGAATACGCGAAAGACCCGCGTATGCGCGCCAACATCGGCATCCGCCGCCGCCTCGCACCCCTCCTCGACAACGACCGCAACCAGATCGAGCTGTTCACCGCACTCCTGCTCTCCCTGCCCGGCTCGCCGATCCTCTACTACGGCGACGAGATCGGCATGGGCGACAACATCTGGCTCGGCGACCGCGACGCCGTCCGCACCCCCATGCAGTGGACCCCCGACCGCAACGCGGGCTTCTCCTCCTGCGACCCCGGCCGCCTCTTCCTGCCCACCATCATGGACCCGGTCCACGGCTACCAGGTCACCAACGTCGAAGCCTCCATGTCCTCCCCGTCCAGCCTCCTCCACTGGACCCGCCGCATGATCGAGATCCGCAAACAGAACCCCGCCTTCGGACTGGGTTCGTTCACGGAACTCCCCTCGTCCAACCCGGCGGTGCTGGCCTTCCTGCGCGAGTACGGCGACGACCTCGTGATGTGCGTGCACAACTTCTCCCGGTTCGCGCAGCCCACCGAGCTCGACCTGCGGGCCTTCGACGGGCGGCACCCGGTGGAGCTGATCGGCGGGGTGAAGTTCCCGGCGATCGGTGAGCTGCCGTATCTGCTGACCCTCGCGGGCCACGGTTTCTACTGGTTCAGGCTCACCCGACCCGCATCCCGCATCGGCCGCCGCCGCTGA
- a CDS encoding alpha-1,4-glucan--maltose-1-phosphate maltosyltransferase, with protein sequence MRRTPAIGRVPVRDVRPAVECGRRPAKAVAGETFRVSATVFREGHDAVGANVVLRGPKGRRGPWTPMRELSPGSDVWGADITPDATGRWTYRVEAWSDPIATWRHAAGIKIPAGIDTGLVLEEGAELYERAAAGAPRGPERDLVLAAAEALGDDTLSVNARLKDALGPEVEAVLARYPLRDLVTASDPMPLLVERERALYGSWYEFFPRSEGTAEQPHGTFRTAAERLDAIAEMGFDVVYLPPIHPIGTTHRKGRNNTLTAGLDDVGVPWAIGSPEGGHDAIHPDLGTLDDFDHFMDRARTLGLEVALDFALQCSPDHPWVEKHPQWFHHRPDGTIAYAENPPKKYQDIYPVAFDADMDGIVTETVRVLRHWMEHGVRIFRVDNPHTKPVVFWERVIGEINRADPDVIFLAEAFTRPAMMHTLAQIGFQQSYTYFTWRNSKQELTEYLTELSGDAAAYMRPNFFANTPDILPAYLQDGGRAAFEVRAILAATLSPTWGIYSGYELCENQALGHGSEEYLDSEKYQIERRDWEAAAREGRTIAPLITRLNDIRRRHPALQRLRNLSFHRTDNDSVLAFSKSTGDDTVIVVVNLDPHHTQEATVSLDLPPLGLDWNDALSVHDELTGETYHWGSGNYVCLSPGRAPAHVLRVERATSQIGGPSAS encoded by the coding sequence ATGCGCAGGACCCCGGCCATCGGCCGCGTACCGGTACGTGATGTCCGGCCGGCCGTGGAGTGCGGCAGGCGCCCGGCGAAGGCGGTGGCCGGGGAAACGTTCCGCGTGAGCGCGACCGTGTTCCGTGAGGGGCACGACGCGGTGGGCGCCAATGTGGTCCTGCGCGGCCCCAAGGGCCGACGCGGCCCGTGGACCCCGATGCGCGAGCTGTCCCCCGGCAGCGACGTGTGGGGCGCGGACATCACCCCGGACGCCACCGGCCGCTGGACCTACCGGGTGGAGGCGTGGTCCGACCCGATCGCCACCTGGCGGCACGCGGCCGGCATCAAGATCCCGGCCGGGATCGACACCGGGCTGGTGCTCGAGGAGGGCGCGGAGCTCTACGAGCGCGCGGCCGCCGGAGCGCCCAGGGGTCCGGAGCGCGACCTCGTCCTGGCCGCCGCCGAGGCGCTCGGCGACGACACCCTCTCGGTCAACGCCCGCCTGAAGGACGCGCTGGGACCCGAGGTCGAGGCGGTCCTCGCCCGGTACCCGCTGCGGGACCTCGTGACCGCCTCGGACCCGATGCCGCTACTGGTGGAGCGTGAGCGCGCCCTGTACGGGTCCTGGTACGAGTTCTTCCCCCGCTCGGAAGGCACGGCCGAGCAGCCGCACGGCACGTTCCGCACGGCGGCCGAGCGCCTCGACGCCATCGCGGAGATGGGCTTCGACGTCGTCTACCTCCCGCCGATCCACCCCATCGGGACGACGCACCGCAAGGGCCGCAACAACACCCTCACCGCCGGCCTCGACGACGTCGGGGTCCCGTGGGCGATCGGCTCTCCCGAGGGCGGCCACGACGCCATCCACCCCGACCTCGGCACCCTGGACGACTTCGACCACTTCATGGACCGGGCACGGACGTTGGGCCTGGAGGTCGCGCTCGACTTCGCCCTGCAGTGCTCCCCGGACCACCCCTGGGTGGAGAAGCACCCGCAGTGGTTCCACCACCGCCCGGACGGCACGATCGCCTACGCGGAGAACCCGCCGAAGAAGTACCAGGACATCTACCCGGTCGCCTTCGACGCGGACATGGACGGCATCGTCACGGAGACCGTGCGGGTGCTGCGGCACTGGATGGAGCACGGGGTGCGGATCTTCCGCGTCGACAACCCCCACACCAAGCCGGTGGTGTTCTGGGAGCGCGTCATCGGCGAGATCAACCGTGCCGACCCGGACGTCATCTTCCTGGCGGAGGCGTTCACCCGCCCGGCGATGATGCACACGCTGGCCCAGATCGGGTTCCAGCAGTCGTACACCTACTTCACCTGGCGCAACAGCAAGCAGGAGCTGACGGAGTACCTCACCGAACTCTCGGGGGACGCGGCCGCCTACATGCGGCCCAACTTCTTCGCCAACACCCCGGACATCCTGCCCGCCTACCTCCAGGACGGCGGCCGCGCCGCCTTCGAGGTGCGTGCCATCCTCGCGGCCACCCTCTCCCCCACCTGGGGCATCTACAGCGGCTACGAACTCTGCGAGAACCAGGCGCTGGGGCACGGCAGCGAGGAGTACCTCGACTCCGAGAAGTACCAGATCGAACGGCGTGACTGGGAGGCGGCCGCGCGCGAGGGCCGCACCATCGCCCCCCTCATCACGCGCCTGAACGACATCCGCCGCCGCCACCCCGCGCTGCAACGTCTGCGGAATCTCAGCTTCCACCGGACCGACAACGACTCCGTGCTCGCGTTCAGCAAGAGCACCGGCGACGACACGGTCATCGTGGTCGTCAATCTCGACCCGCACCACACCCAGGAGGCCACGGTCTCGTTGGACCTGCCACCACTCGGCCTGGACTGGAACGACGCCCTGTCCGTCCACGACGAACTGACGGGCGAGACCTACCACTGGGGCAGCGGGAACTACGTGTGCCTCAGCCCCGGCCGCGCCCCCGCGCATGTGCTGCGCGTCGAGCGGGCGACGTCTCAGATCGGAGGGCCTTCAGCGTCATGA
- a CDS encoding DUF5133 domain-containing protein, translating to MLLPAKAEVARQLRRYRAWERVMLASPHDRTVRSTFEDSGYTLCVLMGKRCAREAADAAERYLRSTPAGYLSEQDGRPQPGRMARRAQSPERRSTAPSP from the coding sequence ATGCTGCTACCCGCCAAGGCCGAAGTGGCCCGGCAGTTGCGGCGTTACCGGGCGTGGGAGCGCGTGATGCTCGCCTCGCCCCACGACCGCACGGTCCGGAGCACCTTCGAGGACTCGGGCTACACGTTGTGCGTGTTGATGGGAAAACGCTGCGCCAGGGAGGCGGCGGACGCCGCCGAGCGGTATCTGCGCTCGACCCCGGCCGGTTATCTGAGCGAGCAGGACGGGCGGCCGCAGCCCGGCCGGATGGCGCGACGCGCGCAGTCACCGGAGCGGCGATCCACGGCGCCAAGCCCCTGA
- a CDS encoding pep a2: METAVPRYYHLDVEVSPERVGQVSRILAAHLSHWDLDNLVDPVRRGTEILLRAIDQHAPDTTTSIEMWWNGQHLITAIGGGDRDLGPDEGLRACLADIAAMSDGWGCCATETGARIIWFSQRARADQRVPLVPTAPSPHIRRMLRVPRAAPVPEQVAEVPAGALVGAR; this comes from the coding sequence ATGGAGACCGCAGTGCCCCGCTACTACCACCTCGACGTGGAAGTCAGCCCGGAACGGGTGGGACAGGTCAGCCGCATCCTGGCCGCCCACCTCAGCCACTGGGACCTCGACAATCTCGTGGACCCCGTCCGCCGCGGCACCGAGATTCTGCTGCGCGCCATCGACCAGCACGCCCCGGACACCACCACCTCCATCGAGATGTGGTGGAACGGGCAGCACCTCATCACCGCCATCGGCGGCGGCGACCGCGATCTCGGCCCGGACGAGGGTCTGCGCGCCTGCCTCGCGGACATCGCCGCCATGAGCGACGGATGGGGCTGCTGCGCCACCGAGACCGGAGCCAGGATCATCTGGTTCTCCCAGCGTGCCCGTGCCGACCAGCGGGTCCCGCTGGTCCCGACCGCTCCCTCGCCGCACATCCGCCGGATGCTCCGCGTGCCCCGCGCGGCCCCGGTGCCCGAACAGGTCGCCGAGGTGCCCGCCGGCGCTCTGGTGGGCGCCCGGTGA